A part of Oryctolagus cuniculus chromosome 4, mOryCun1.1, whole genome shotgun sequence genomic DNA contains:
- the PLA1A gene encoding phospholipase A1 member A, giving the protein MPPGPCKRCFWWGALLWWLCVASSGDAPPTLQPKCTDFQNANLLRGTNLKVQFLLFVPADPSCGQLVEESSDIQNSGFNATLGTKLIIHGFRALGTKPSWIDKFISVLLRAEDANVIAVDWVYGSTGVYFSAVENVVRLSLEISRFLSKLLALGVSESSIHIIGVSLGAHVAGMVGHFYKGQLGRITGLDPAGPEYTRASLEERLDAGDALFVEAIHTDTDNLGIRIPVGHVDYFVNGGQDQPGCPLFIHAGYSYLICDHMRAVHLYISALENSCPLMAFPCATYKAFLEGQCLDCFNPFLLSCPRIGLAEQGGIKIEPLPKEVRVYLLTTSKAPYCVHHSLVEFYLQEPRKKDTSIEVTFLGSNVTSSVKITIPKHQSQGKGIIAYPYPSCQINQVKLKFQTSSRMWKKDRTTTIVGSFCTSLLPVHDSKKTVCLPEPVTLQASVAVSHALKIACV; this is encoded by the exons ATGCCCCCAGGCCCCTGCAAGAGATGCTTCTGGTGGGGGGCGCTCCTCTGGTGGCTCTGCGTTGCCAGCTCAG GGGATGCACCTCCTACCCTGCAGCCAAAGTGCACTGACTTCCAGAATGCCAACCTCCTCCGAGGCACCAACCTTAAAGTCCAGTTTCTTCTCTTTGTCCCTGCGGATCCCAGCTGTGGGCAGCTGGTAGAAGAGAGCAGTGACATCCAAAACTCTGGGTTCAACGCCACTCTGGGAACCAAACTGATTATTCATGGATTCAG GGCTTTAGGAACAAAGCCTTCCTGGATCGACAAATTCATTAGCGTCCTCCTGCGTGCAGAGGACGCTAACGTGATTGCCGTGGACTGGGTGTACGGCTCCACAGGCGTCTACTTCTCAGCGGTGGAAAATGTGGTGAGGCTGAGCCTGGAGATCTCTCGCTTCCTCAGCAAACTCTTG GCGCTGGGTGTGTCGGAGTCCTCCATCCACATCATTGGTGTTAGCCTGGGGGCCCACGTTGCGGGCATGGTGGGACATTTCTACAAAGGCCAGTTGGGACGCATCACAG GCCTGGACCCCGCCGGGCCGGAGTACACCAGAGCCAGCCTGGAGGAGCGCCTGGATGCCGGAGACGCCCTCTTTGTGGAAGCCATCCACACAGACACCGACA ATTTAGGCATTCGGATTCCTGTCGGACACGTGGACTACTTTGTCAATGGAGGCCAAGACCAACCTGGCTGTCCCCTGTTCATTCACGCAG GTTACAGTTATCTGATCTGCGATCACATGCGGGCTGTGCATCTCTACATCAGTGCCCTGGAGAACTCCTGTCCACTGATGGCCTTTCCCTGTGCCACCTACAAGGCCTTCCTGGAGGGACAGTGTCTGGATTGCTTTAACCCTTTTCTCCTCTCCTGCCCAAGGATAG GGCTGGCAGAACAAGGTGGTATCAAGATAGAACCACTTCCCAAGGAAGTGAGAGTTTACCTCCTCACCACATCCAAGGCCCCATACTGTG TGCATCACAGTCTCGTGGAGTTTTACTTGCAGGAGCCAAGAAAAAAAGACACCAGCATAGAGGTCACCTTCCTCGGCAGCAATGTCACCTCGTCCGTCAAGATCACCAT ACCTAAGCATCAATCCCAGGGGAAGGGAATCATAGCCTACCCCTACCCATCGTGCCAGATAAACCAGGTGAAGCTCAAGTTTCAGACTTCCAGCCGGATGTGGAAAAAAGACCGGACCACTACCATCGTCGGGAGCTTCTGCACGTCCCTTCTACCTGTGCACGACAG TAAAAAGACTGTCTGCTTACCTGAGCCAGTGACCTTGCAAGCCAGTGTGGCTGTTTCTCATGCCCTGAAAATAGCCTGTGTATAG